TTGACCTGGTGAAATACGCAGAAGACGTAGGTGCAGACTACGCACTGGTAATAACTCCTTACTATAACAAACCCCAACAGCATGGGCTTTATGAACACTATAAAATGTTATCTGAATCTGTGGATATTCCCATAATCGTCTACAATGTCCCCTCCCGTACCGGTACTGATATTGATGTGGAAACCATTGGACGAGTTGCTCAGCTGGATAACATAGTGGCTATTAAAGAGGCAAACCCCGACCTGGACAAGGTCTCACAGACCATTCATAAACTGAAAAGTTTGGGACAGGAAGATTTCCTGGTCTTGTCTGGAAATGACAACCTCACCCTCCCCATGATTTCCCAGGGATGTAAAGGTGTTATCAGTGTGGTGGGTAATGTTGACCCGGCACGCATGAGTGAAATGGTGAATAAAGCCCTGGAAGGAGACTTCAAAGGAGCTCAGGATCTCCATTATGAGTTATATGATCTTATGAAGGTCCTCTTTGTGGAATCCAATCCCGTGCCTGCTAAGGAAGCACTTAACATGATGGGCAGACCTTCAGGTCATGTGCGCATGCCCCTGGCCCCACTTAAAAAGGAAAGCCAGGATGAACTCAGGAAGGTACTCCTGGACCTGCAGTTGATCTAAATATATTAAGCTTTTTTAAGCTATACTCATTATTTATTAATTAACTGCCTGGATCCAGGGCACAAATACTTTTTAACATTTTTTTCTCTTATTTTATTTTTTTAAAGGATTATTAATCTTAGGAGATGATATATCATGATAAATGTGGCAGTAACCGGAGCCGGTGGAAGAATGGGATCCATGATCATCAACACCATCCTGGAACAGGATGACCTGAATGTAGTGGCAGCCATTGAAGCCCCTAACACACCACTGGAAGGAAGGGACGTAGGGGAAGTTATGGGGATTGGGCCCATCAACGTGCCAATAGTGGGAGCAGAAAAACTGGCAGAAACACTGAAGGAGAAAAAACCAGACGTTCTTGTGGATTTCACCATAAGGGAGGCAGCAGTGAGCACCATAAAAACCACAGCCGAATGTGGTGTTAACTTGGTGGTGGGAACCACTGGCTTCACTGAGGAGCAGATGAAATCTAACCAGTCAGTAATAGAACATAACCAAGTCAGGGCAGTTATCTCCCCTAACATGGCAGTGGGAGTTAACGTCTTCTTCAAGGTAGTGGAAGAACTGGCCGGAATCCTCACAGATTACGATGTGGAAATCATAGAAGCACACCACAAACACAAAAAAGACGCCCCATCTGGAACTGCAGTGAAGGCCGCAGAACTCATAGCCGGAGCTCTAAACCGTAAAATGGATGAAGTAGGAGTCTATGGTAGAGAAGGGATGGTGGGTGAGCGAACACCGGAAGAAATCGGAATCCACGCTGTACGGGGTGGGGACATTGTGGGCGACCACACAGTTCTATTCGCCGGTGATGGGGAACGACTGGAAATCACACACCGCGCCAGCAGCAGACAGGCATTTGTTAATGGTGTTATTAAGTCCATCCGTTACGTGGTAAGTGCTGAAAAGGGCAAAGTAAGTAATATGGATGATGTTCTGGGATTGTAAATAAGGCAGATAATTATCGGAACTTATTCAAAACCAGGTAATTAACAAGAGGAAAATAGGGATAGTATTATAATGGGAAGATTAGATTAGTAATTAATAAACAGTATATGAAAAAGGTGGTTTATATGGTAAATGTAGGTATTTTAGGAGCAACAGGAATGGTAGGGCAGCGATTCATACAACTTCTTGAAGATCATCCCAAATTCGAGATAACAGCCCTCACTGCTTCGGCGCGTTCTGCTGGAAAAAAATATCAGGATGCAGTGACCTGGCACATGGATACACCCATCCCCGAAGCAGTGAAAGACACTGTGGTGGTGGACACCGACCCCAGCCAAGTGAAGGATGTGGAGATAGTCTTCTCAGCACTACCTGCTGAAAACGCGCTAATTGCAGAACCTAAATTCGCTGAAGCAGGTATGAAAGTTGCTTCCAATGCCAGTGCCATGCGTATGGAACCAGATGTGCCCCTGGTTATACCCGAGGTTAACCCGGAACACCTGGACTTAATAGAAACCCAGCAGAAAAACAGGGGATGGGATGGATTCATTGTCACCAACCCCAACTGTTCCACCATAGCCCTGGTACTTACCCTGAAACCCATATACGACCAGTACGATATCAACCGGGTCTACGTGTCCACAATGCAGGCTGTTTCCGGAGCTGGCTACAATGGAGTGCCCTCCATGGCCATGCTGGACAACCTGGTACCCTTCATTGGAGGGGAAGAGGAGAAAATGGAAGAAGAAACACTGTACCTTCTGGGTGACTTTGATGGGGATAATGTGGAACCTGCAACCTTCGGAGTCAGCACCTCCTGCCACCGCGTCCCGGTGGTGGATGGTCACACCGAAGCAGTTTTCATGGAAATGGATGAAGAATTTGACCTGGAAGACATTAAAAAATCCCTCCAGAATTTCCAGGCACTCCCTCAAAAATTAAACCTTTTCTCCGCTCCGGAACATCCGGTTATTGTCCGGGAAGAGGACAACCGACCCCAACCAAGAATGGACCGTATGATGGGAAAAGGAATGACCGTCACGGTGGGAAGACTCAGACAGGATGCAACATTCCCTCAGAGCCTGAAATACGTTCTTTTAGGCCATAATACTGTTAGGGGTGCTGCGGGAGCATCCATACTTAATGCGGAACTTATTGCGGAGATAATGTAGAGTTAATAGTTAATGAACCCTTAATATCTCCTTTTTTCTTATTATTTTTTTCTTTATCTGTCTTTTTCTCTTAATAGTTCAAGTTTATTCTTTAATTTTTTATTCTATGATTTTTCACACATTGATTCCTAATTATGGTTTAATCCATGATTTGAATAATCTCATTTGTATTAATAAGTTCTACAAACCCAGATCATTATAAATAATGGGTTCATATTTTATTCACCTGGCCTCTGGAAGATTTTGGTTGAATATTAAGAATCTGTTCACCTCTTTCCGAAAACTAATTATTATAATAACACCAATATTAACACAAGTTTTCTTAAATTAGAGGAGGGTGTCTAAATAATGAATTTGTCGAAAAAAATGATCTGTTTAGTGGTTCTAGTTTGTTTGGTGGTTGTAGTATCGGGATGTACTTCCAATAACAACACGTCCAATACTACTAGTTCCAACACGTCAGCTAATAACACATCTACCAATGCTTCTGCTTCTAATGATGTTAATGTTGTTGTGAGTTATCCTGGAAATTGGGCTGCTGATGTGAGCGGTAACTTTGGATATCGTGCATTATCCGGTACTGGTGATCAAACAACTAATTTAGGTCCGGTGACGGGTTCTGTAACAATTTCTGCCCGTAAAACAGAGGGTGGCTCTGGAACCCTAACCGCTTCCATAACCAAGGGTGGAAAAACTCTGGGCTCTGCAAGTACCGCTGCACCCTGGGGAGGAACTGCTACAACCGCTATTATTTAATTCCTTTTTCTTTTTTTTTATCCATAAACTCAGC
This DNA window, taken from Methanobacterium subterraneum, encodes the following:
- the dapB gene encoding 4-hydroxy-tetrahydrodipicolinate reductase, with protein sequence MINVAVTGAGGRMGSMIINTILEQDDLNVVAAIEAPNTPLEGRDVGEVMGIGPINVPIVGAEKLAETLKEKKPDVLVDFTIREAAVSTIKTTAECGVNLVVGTTGFTEEQMKSNQSVIEHNQVRAVISPNMAVGVNVFFKVVEELAGILTDYDVEIIEAHHKHKKDAPSGTAVKAAELIAGALNRKMDEVGVYGREGMVGERTPEEIGIHAVRGGDIVGDHTVLFAGDGERLEITHRASSRQAFVNGVIKSIRYVVSAEKGKVSNMDDVLGL
- the dapA gene encoding 4-hydroxy-tetrahydrodipicolinate synthase; translated protein: MKLEGTTVAMVTPFTREDTVDEEGMRENMNYLLERGVNGLLAAGTTGESATITHHEQKKMMEIMVDEVKGKAAAVAGAGSNSSKEALDLVKYAEDVGADYALVITPYYNKPQQHGLYEHYKMLSESVDIPIIVYNVPSRTGTDIDVETIGRVAQLDNIVAIKEANPDLDKVSQTIHKLKSLGQEDFLVLSGNDNLTLPMISQGCKGVISVVGNVDPARMSEMVNKALEGDFKGAQDLHYELYDLMKVLFVESNPVPAKEALNMMGRPSGHVRMPLAPLKKESQDELRKVLLDLQLI
- the asd gene encoding aspartate-semialdehyde dehydrogenase; the protein is MVNVGILGATGMVGQRFIQLLEDHPKFEITALTASARSAGKKYQDAVTWHMDTPIPEAVKDTVVVDTDPSQVKDVEIVFSALPAENALIAEPKFAEAGMKVASNASAMRMEPDVPLVIPEVNPEHLDLIETQQKNRGWDGFIVTNPNCSTIALVLTLKPIYDQYDINRVYVSTMQAVSGAGYNGVPSMAMLDNLVPFIGGEEEKMEEETLYLLGDFDGDNVEPATFGVSTSCHRVPVVDGHTEAVFMEMDEEFDLEDIKKSLQNFQALPQKLNLFSAPEHPVIVREEDNRPQPRMDRMMGKGMTVTVGRLRQDATFPQSLKYVLLGHNTVRGAAGASILNAELIAEIM